In Apilactobacillus bombintestini, one genomic interval encodes:
- a CDS encoding CTP synthase has protein sequence MTKYVFVTGGVVSSLGKGIVSASLGRLLKNRGLNITIQKFDPYINVDPGTMSPYQHGEVFVTNDGTETDLDLGHYERFIDNDLNKYSNVTTGKIYSEVLRKERHGDYLGATVQVIPHITGMIKEKIMRAAKVTNAEVVITEIGGTVGDIESLPFLEAIRQMKAEVGDENVFYIHTTLIPYLRAAAEMKTKPTQHSVKELRGLGIQPNLLVVRTEKDITEAMRRKIALFCDVKPEAVVESKDAPTLYTVPLMLQAQGMDQQVIDHFGLKTPKADMTEWKKLEQKVQNLHNVVNITLVGKYVKLKDAYISITESLKHAGYPVDAKINLKMLNSELVTEDNVKELLGDADGIIVPGGFGDRGIEGMITAVKYARENDVPYLGVCLGMQIASIEFARDVLGYKDANTTEIDPDTPHKIIDLMADQADIDGMGGTQRLGAYPCKLKPGSVAAAAYGNKAEISERHRHRYEYNNQYREEMEDHGLVISGTSPDNHLVEVIEIPTNKFFVAAQYHPEFLSRPTRPEGLFKAFVAAAYDEHQENQK, from the coding sequence ATGACTAAATATGTTTTTGTTACCGGTGGGGTTGTTTCTTCACTTGGAAAAGGAATTGTTTCTGCATCACTAGGTCGCTTATTAAAAAACCGTGGATTAAACATCACTATTCAAAAGTTTGATCCATACATTAACGTTGACCCAGGTACTATGAGTCCATACCAACACGGTGAAGTTTTTGTTACCAATGATGGTACAGAAACTGACCTTGATTTAGGTCACTACGAACGTTTTATCGATAATGATTTGAATAAATATTCAAACGTTACTACTGGTAAAATTTATTCAGAAGTTCTTAGAAAAGAACGTCATGGTGATTATCTAGGTGCCACTGTGCAAGTTATCCCTCATATCACAGGAATGATTAAAGAAAAAATTATGCGTGCTGCTAAGGTAACTAACGCCGAAGTTGTTATTACTGAAATTGGTGGTACTGTTGGTGATATTGAATCACTACCATTCTTAGAAGCTATTCGTCAAATGAAAGCTGAAGTAGGGGACGAAAATGTATTTTACATTCACACTACTTTGATTCCTTACTTAAGAGCTGCTGCCGAAATGAAGACTAAGCCAACTCAACACAGTGTTAAGGAACTACGTGGTTTAGGTATTCAACCAAACCTATTAGTTGTTAGAACTGAAAAAGACATTACTGAAGCAATGAGAAGAAAGATTGCTCTATTCTGTGATGTTAAACCAGAAGCTGTTGTTGAATCTAAAGATGCTCCAACTCTATACACTGTTCCATTGATGCTACAAGCTCAAGGTATGGACCAACAAGTTATTGATCACTTTGGTCTAAAGACTCCAAAGGCTGATATGACTGAATGGAAGAAGTTGGAACAAAAAGTTCAAAACCTACACAATGTTGTTAACATTACTTTAGTTGGTAAATACGTAAAACTAAAGGATGCTTACATTTCAATTACTGAATCACTTAAACATGCTGGTTACCCAGTTGATGCTAAGATTAACTTGAAGATGTTGAACTCAGAACTAGTTACTGAAGACAACGTTAAAGAATTACTTGGCGATGCTGATGGTATTATTGTTCCTGGTGGATTTGGTGATCGTGGTATTGAAGGTATGATTACTGCTGTTAAATACGCTAGAGAAAACGATGTTCCTTACTTAGGTGTATGTTTAGGTATGCAAATTGCAAGTATCGAATTTGCTCGTGACGTATTAGGTTACAAAGATGCTAATACTACTGAAATTGATCCAGATACTCCACACAAGATCATTGATTTAATGGCTGACCAAGCTGATATCGATGGTATGGGTGGAACTCAAAGATTAGGTGCTTACCCATGTAAGTTAAAACCAGGTAGTGTTGCTGCTGCAGCTTACGGTAACAAGGCTGAAATTTCAGAACGTCACCGTCACCGTTACGAATACAACAACCAATACAGAGAAGAAATGGAAGACCATGGATTGGTAATTTCAGGTACTTCTCCTGACAACCACTTAGTAGAAGTTATTGAAATTCCTACTAACAAGTTCTTCGTTGCTGCTCAATACCATCCTGAATTCCTATCTCGTCCAACTAGACCTGAAGGATTATTCAAGGCATTTGTTGCTGCTGCATATGACGAACATCAAGAAAACCAAAAATAA
- the rpoE gene encoding DNA-directed RNA polymerase subunit delta, which produces MVEVAHAILSEHGDVMAFADIANEIQKYLGDSDEEIRERLVQFYTDMNVDGSFISLGDNLWGLRTWYPYDSIDEATVHPEDEDIDRPRTKKRRKVNAFLADASDDDDVIDYDDDDPEDQDDEFEDADEGADETDKYSKDIDDIDEENDVDDEDIPDGIEGELSELDTDDDDDDSNK; this is translated from the coding sequence ATGGTAGAAGTTGCTCATGCTATTCTCTCAGAACATGGGGATGTTATGGCGTTTGCTGATATCGCAAACGAAATCCAAAAGTATTTGGGCGATTCTGACGAAGAAATTCGTGAACGTTTGGTACAGTTCTACACAGATATGAACGTTGATGGTAGCTTTATTTCATTAGGTGATAATCTTTGGGGACTAAGAACTTGGTATCCATATGATTCAATCGATGAAGCTACGGTTCATCCTGAAGACGAAGATATCGATCGTCCTAGAACTAAGAAACGTCGTAAAGTTAACGCATTTCTTGCTGATGCTTCTGATGATGACGATGTTATCGATTACGATGACGACGATCCAGAAGATCAAGACGATGAATTTGAAGACGCTGATGAAGGCGCCGATGAAACTGATAAATACAGTAAAGATATTGATGACATCGACGAAGAAAATGATGTCGATGACGAAGATATTCCTGATGGAATCGAAGGCGAATTATCAGAACTAGATACTGATGATGACGATGATGATTCCAACAAATAG
- a CDS encoding DUF1934 domain-containing protein, with the protein MDDNKSNAKAVAVDIKTSILQDDDRQDFTFHESGNLVKVGDNLYLRFKEHQNGKEVAAVTLKITDEHVQLTRQDNVGHHSRLVFEKNKDHETVYQTPYGPLKIEVRTKQLSFGYQESSQNGDLNIDYDLYSGDMMVGEYNITLHFSA; encoded by the coding sequence ATGGATGACAACAAGTCTAATGCAAAAGCAGTAGCTGTAGATATTAAAACATCTATATTACAAGATGACGATAGACAAGATTTTACATTCCATGAATCCGGTAATTTAGTTAAAGTGGGCGATAATTTATATCTCCGCTTTAAAGAACATCAAAATGGAAAAGAAGTTGCCGCAGTTACTCTTAAAATAACTGATGAACACGTGCAACTAACTAGACAAGATAACGTAGGACATCATTCTCGTTTAGTATTTGAGAAAAACAAAGATCATGAAACGGTATATCAAACACCATATGGTCCATTAAAAATTGAAGTTCGAACCAAGCAATTAAGCTTTGGATACCAAGAATCTTCACAAAATGGTGATTTGAATATCGATTATGATTTGTATTCTGGAGATATGATGGTAGGAGAATATAATATTACGTTGCATTTTTCCGCGTAA
- a CDS encoding HD domain-containing protein, with the protein MKYPEKLLPREKVFRDPVHNYIYVQHQVILDLINTKEFQRLRRVKQLGPASYTFHGAEHSRFTHSLGVYEITRRICDSFVRNYPSKEPGDGLWDDSERLVALCAALLHDIGHGAYSHTFEHIFHTNHEEITQEIITSPKTEVNQVLRKIGKDFPKDVASVINHTYKNPQVVQMISSQCDADRMDYLLRDSYNTGANYGNFDLTRILRVMRPYQGGICFDISGMHAVEDYIISRLQMYMQVYFHPVSRSIEVILSKLLYRAKFLSEKLGNNNILRPHLLMPFFDNDFDIDDYLKLDDGVLNTYFINWLDSDDEILADLADRFINRKPFKSVAYTEETKYLIPELQKLIRDAGYDTDYYTDTNNSFDLPYDAYDPNKKRHATQIELRRKDGSMVELSKVSQLVNAVTGKHLGDERFFFPKEMLSNKEFSKHINNDELR; encoded by the coding sequence TTGAAATATCCAGAAAAATTATTACCTCGAGAAAAAGTTTTTCGAGACCCTGTTCATAATTACATCTATGTTCAACATCAAGTTATTTTAGATTTAATTAACACTAAGGAATTTCAAAGATTAAGAAGAGTTAAGCAATTAGGACCTGCATCCTATACTTTCCACGGAGCTGAACACTCCCGTTTCACTCACAGTTTAGGTGTATACGAAATTACTCGTCGCATTTGTGATAGTTTTGTTCGTAACTACCCTAGCAAAGAACCTGGTGACGGATTGTGGGACGATTCCGAACGACTAGTAGCACTTTGTGCGGCATTATTGCACGATATTGGTCATGGAGCTTATTCACATACCTTTGAACATATTTTCCATACTAATCACGAAGAAATTACTCAAGAAATTATTACTTCTCCTAAAACTGAAGTTAATCAAGTTTTGAGAAAAATTGGCAAAGATTTTCCAAAAGATGTAGCTAGTGTTATTAACCACACCTATAAGAATCCTCAAGTGGTCCAAATGATTTCTAGTCAATGTGACGCTGATCGTATGGATTATCTATTACGTGATTCTTATAACACTGGTGCCAACTATGGTAATTTTGATTTAACTCGTATTTTAAGAGTTATGCGTCCATATCAAGGCGGCATTTGTTTTGATATTTCCGGTATGCACGCTGTAGAAGATTACATTATCAGTCGTCTACAAATGTATATGCAAGTTTACTTTCATCCCGTTTCTCGTTCCATCGAAGTAATTTTAAGTAAACTACTATACCGTGCTAAATTCTTATCCGAAAAATTAGGTAACAATAACATTTTACGTCCACATTTATTAATGCCATTTTTCGATAATGATTTTGATATCGATGATTATCTAAAATTAGATGACGGTGTTTTAAATACCTACTTCATTAATTGGTTAGATTCCGATGATGAAATTTTAGCTGATTTAGCTGACCGTTTCATTAATCGTAAACCATTTAAATCAGTAGCTTACACCGAAGAAACCAAGTATCTTATTCCAGAATTACAAAAATTAATTCGTGATGCTGGTTACGATACTGATTACTACACTGATACTAATAACAGTTTTGACCTACCTTATGATGCATACGATCCTAATAAGAAACGTCATGCTACTCAAATTGAGTTACGTAGAAAAGATGGTTCCATGGTTGAACTATCCAAAGTTTCTCAATTGGTCAATGCCGTTACTGGTAAACATTTAGGTGATGAAAGATTTTTCTTCCCTAAAGAAATGCTATCTAACAAAGAATTTAGCAAACACATTAATAATGATGAACTAAGATAA
- the yidA gene encoding sugar-phosphatase yields the protein MSKIKLIAIDIDGTLLNEENLLAQETIDAVKEARQQGIKVVLCSGRPLTGVKPYLKKLGISGENEYAITFNGAQAQDADGRIIEKFSLDYDDYLALEKLSHELNTNFQVETKDYIYATNRDLSPYTVAESYLVNMPIRVREPQEVTKDVEIVKAMLIADPDIIDNAIKNIPDSLLDHLSMVRSEPVFIELMNQKASKGQALSKLASNLNLTAENVMAIGDQGNDLTMVSYAGTGVAMGNGVDELKAVANKITKTNKENGVAYAIRNFAL from the coding sequence ATGAGTAAGATTAAACTAATTGCCATCGATATTGATGGTACCCTATTAAACGAAGAAAACCTTTTAGCACAAGAAACTATCGACGCCGTTAAAGAAGCTCGCCAACAAGGTATTAAAGTAGTACTTTGTTCCGGCCGTCCTTTAACTGGTGTTAAACCATACCTTAAGAAATTAGGAATTAGCGGAGAAAACGAATACGCTATTACTTTCAACGGTGCCCAAGCTCAAGATGCTGATGGTCGTATTATTGAAAAATTCTCTCTAGACTACGATGACTACTTAGCTCTAGAAAAATTAAGTCATGAATTAAACACTAATTTCCAAGTAGAAACTAAGGATTACATTTATGCTACTAACCGTGACTTAAGTCCCTACACTGTAGCAGAAAGTTACTTAGTAAACATGCCTATTCGTGTTAGAGAACCACAAGAAGTTACTAAGGATGTAGAAATTGTTAAAGCTATGTTAATCGCTGATCCTGACATCATTGATAACGCTATTAAGAACATCCCCGATTCACTATTAGATCACCTATCCATGGTACGTAGTGAACCTGTCTTCATTGAATTAATGAATCAAAAAGCTTCTAAGGGCCAAGCATTAAGTAAGTTAGCAAGTAACTTAAACTTAACTGCTGAAAACGTTATGGCTATTGGAGATCAAGGTAACGATTTAACTATGGTATCTTACGCCGGCACTGGTGTTGCTATGGGTAACGGTGTTGATGAACTTAAAGCCGTTGCTAACAAAATTACTAAGACTAATAAAGAAAATGGTGTTGCATACGCCATCCGTAATTTTGCTCTTTAA
- a CDS encoding DUF3899 domain-containing protein has protein sequence MKKSATSYSFLIALLGVLLGVLALLLHVSAVKISNVFFILGLLCILVGCICLVAKGHLFTGWRIFHRKGDNERFENEKIPAKEIGHIKNSKIVVNLPARVTLLIGVIWVVFAIIITI, from the coding sequence ATGAAAAAATCGGCGACTAGTTATTCATTTCTAATCGCTTTGCTAGGAGTATTATTAGGTGTTCTAGCATTATTGCTACATGTCAGTGCTGTGAAGATAAGCAATGTATTCTTCATTCTAGGATTATTGTGTATCTTAGTAGGCTGCATATGTTTAGTAGCTAAGGGACACTTATTTACTGGATGGCGTATTTTTCATCGTAAAGGTGATAATGAACGATTTGAAAATGAAAAAATCCCGGCTAAAGAAATAGGCCACATTAAAAATTCGAAAATTGTAGTAAACCTACCTGCTAGAGTTACTTTACTAATCGGAGTAATTTGGGTAGTCTTTGCAATAATAATTACGATATAA
- a CDS encoding ribose-phosphate diphosphokinase: MAERYSDPKLKIFALNSNIPLAEKIADRVGVDLGKTSVDRFSDGEIRINIEESIRGDNCYIIQSTSAPVNDNLMELMIMIDALRRASAKTINVVIPYYGYARQDRKARSREPITAKLVANMLETAGIDRVVALDLHAAQIQGFFDVPVDHMMGAPLLADHFINHGWDSNAVVVSPDHGGVVRARALAEFLKAPIAIIDKRRPKANVAKIMNIIGDVKGKSCLMVDDMIDTAGTITLGAQALMDAGAKEVYACCTHPVLSGPAIERIQKSPIKKLVVTDTIRLPKEKQIDKIEQISVAPLIGDAIKRINEDRAVSPLFNNRFRSDDK, translated from the coding sequence ATGGCTGAAAGATATTCTGATCCTAAATTAAAGATTTTTGCTTTGAATTCAAATATTCCATTGGCTGAAAAAATTGCTGATAGAGTAGGTGTGGATTTAGGTAAAACATCTGTAGATAGATTTAGTGATGGCGAAATTAGAATTAACATTGAAGAAAGTATCCGTGGGGATAACTGTTACATTATTCAATCAACATCAGCTCCCGTTAATGATAATTTAATGGAACTAATGATTATGATTGATGCACTAAGACGTGCAAGTGCTAAAACTATTAACGTGGTAATTCCTTACTACGGTTACGCTAGACAAGATCGTAAAGCTCGTTCTAGAGAACCAATTACCGCTAAGTTAGTAGCTAACATGTTAGAAACTGCAGGTATTGACCGTGTAGTAGCATTAGATTTACATGCTGCTCAAATTCAAGGATTCTTCGATGTACCTGTTGATCACATGATGGGTGCTCCATTATTAGCTGATCATTTCATTAACCATGGTTGGGACTCAAACGCAGTCGTAGTTTCACCTGACCACGGTGGGGTAGTTCGTGCACGTGCTTTAGCTGAATTCCTAAAGGCACCTATCGCTATTATTGACAAGCGTCGTCCTAAAGCTAACGTGGCTAAGATTATGAACATCATTGGTGATGTTAAAGGTAAGTCATGCTTGATGGTCGATGACATGATTGATACTGCTGGTACTATTACATTAGGAGCTCAAGCATTAATGGATGCTGGTGCTAAAGAAGTATACGCATGTTGTACACACCCTGTATTATCAGGTCCAGCTATCGAAAGAATTCAAAAATCACCAATCAAGAAGTTAGTAGTTACTGATACTATTCGCTTACCAAAAGAAAAACAAATTGATAAGATTGAACAAATTTCAGTTGCTCCACTAATTGGTGACGCAATCAAACGTATTAACGAAGATCGTGCGGTTAGTCCATTATTCAACAATCGTTTTAGAAGCGACGACAAATAA
- the glmU gene encoding bifunctional UDP-N-acetylglucosamine diphosphorylase/glucosamine-1-phosphate N-acetyltransferase GlmU: MATRNTIILAAGKGTRMKSKLYKVLHKVCGRTMVDCVLTQVEKIKMDHVVTVVGYGAEDVEKQLGDRCQYALQEKQLGTGDAVKQTADILGDADGSTMVVSGDTPLFTADTFQHLFEEHEKSGAVATVLTSKAPDPFGYGRIVRGNDGNVEKIVEQKDASEEEQKIDEINTGVYVFNNQELFDALKLVKNDNAQGEYYLPDVIGIFKQQGKKIGAYEMSDFNESMGVNDRVALSKANQVMQRRINEAHMRNGVSMINPDNTYIDFGVEIGQDTLIEPGVHITGNSKIGSDCKIGANSEIRDSIVHDNVTVTSSLLEESEMMPGSDIGPYSHLRPNAVIGKNVHLGNFVEVKKAQIDEGTKVGHLTYVGNAHLGKNINVGCGVIFANYDGKNKHNTNVGSDSFIGSNANLIAPVNLDDHTFVAAGSTITDDVKQYDMAIARQRQTNKPGYFKKLPYYK, encoded by the coding sequence ATGGCTACTAGAAATACAATTATATTAGCCGCTGGAAAAGGAACTCGTATGAAGTCCAAACTATACAAGGTTTTGCATAAGGTTTGTGGACGTACGATGGTGGATTGTGTTTTAACACAAGTAGAAAAAATTAAGATGGATCACGTAGTTACTGTAGTAGGATACGGTGCTGAAGATGTTGAAAAACAACTAGGTGATCGTTGCCAATACGCATTACAAGAAAAACAATTAGGTACTGGGGATGCAGTTAAACAAACTGCTGATATCCTAGGTGATGCAGATGGCTCTACTATGGTAGTTAGTGGTGACACTCCATTATTTACTGCTGACACTTTCCAACATTTATTTGAAGAACATGAAAAAAGTGGTGCGGTAGCTACTGTATTAACTTCTAAAGCACCTGATCCATTTGGTTATGGACGTATCGTTCGTGGAAACGATGGCAATGTAGAAAAAATCGTGGAACAAAAAGATGCTAGCGAAGAAGAACAAAAGATTGATGAAATCAATACTGGTGTTTATGTATTTAACAACCAAGAATTATTTGATGCATTAAAGCTAGTTAAAAACGATAATGCCCAAGGAGAATACTACTTACCTGACGTAATTGGTATTTTCAAACAACAAGGTAAAAAGATTGGTGCATATGAAATGTCTGATTTCAATGAATCAATGGGTGTTAATGATCGTGTAGCATTATCCAAGGCTAACCAAGTTATGCAACGTCGTATCAATGAAGCTCATATGAGAAACGGTGTAAGCATGATTAACCCTGATAATACTTACATTGATTTCGGTGTAGAAATCGGTCAAGATACTTTAATTGAACCCGGTGTACACATTACTGGAAACAGTAAAATTGGTAGTGATTGCAAGATTGGTGCTAATTCCGAAATTAGAGATTCTATTGTTCATGATAATGTTACCGTTACTTCTTCATTACTAGAAGAATCCGAAATGATGCCTGGTTCTGACATTGGACCTTACAGTCATTTGAGACCAAACGCAGTAATCGGTAAGAACGTTCACTTAGGTAACTTTGTGGAAGTTAAGAAGGCACAAATCGATGAAGGAACTAAGGTAGGTCATCTAACTTACGTAGGAAATGCTCACTTAGGTAAGAACATTAACGTAGGTTGTGGAGTTATCTTTGCTAACTACGATGGTAAGAACAAGCACAACACTAACGTAGGTTCTGATTCCTTTATCGGAAGCAATGCTAACTTAATTGCTCCAGTAAACTTGGATGATCACACATTTGTAGCTGCTGGTTCTACAATTACTGATGATGTAAAACAATACGATATGGCGATTGCTAGACAACGTCAAACCAACAAACCTGGGTATTTTAAGAAATTACCTTATTACAAATAA
- the purR gene encoding pur operon repressor, whose protein sequence is MKAKRSARLVDMTRYLMGNPNKVVPLTFFANRYDSAKSSISEDLTILRKTFMYTGAGLLETIPGAAGGSMFIPGIEKNEARQFIDEMRSSLEDNSRVLPGGYVYMNDLLNRPSILRQIGRIIATLYRDKKIDAVLTVATKGIPVAQSVATLLNVPFVIARHDSRITDGSTISVNYISGSQKRIEKMVLSKRSLPANSNVLIVDDFLRGGGSAAGLRSLIKEFDCEVAGIAFVAERVYNGPKKINKDEYTSLFKVDTNDKGIKVELGNFNFKKFYDFTEGEK, encoded by the coding sequence ATGAAAGCAAAACGTAGTGCACGTCTAGTAGATATGACACGTTACTTAATGGGAAACCCGAACAAGGTCGTACCGTTAACTTTTTTTGCAAATCGTTATGATTCTGCAAAGTCATCTATTAGTGAAGACTTAACTATTTTAAGAAAAACATTCATGTACACTGGTGCTGGGTTATTAGAAACTATTCCTGGTGCCGCTGGTGGCAGTATGTTTATTCCAGGAATCGAAAAGAACGAAGCTCGTCAATTTATTGATGAAATGCGATCTTCACTAGAGGATAATAGTCGAGTGCTTCCTGGTGGATATGTTTATATGAACGATTTATTAAACCGTCCATCTATTCTAAGACAAATTGGTAGAATTATTGCGACATTATATCGCGATAAAAAAATTGATGCGGTACTAACAGTTGCTACTAAGGGAATTCCCGTAGCACAAAGTGTTGCCACATTATTAAACGTGCCGTTTGTAATTGCTAGACATGATTCTAGAATTACTGATGGATCTACCATTAGCGTTAACTATATTTCAGGTTCTCAAAAAAGAATTGAAAAAATGGTTCTGTCAAAACGTAGTCTTCCCGCCAATTCAAATGTATTAATTGTGGATGATTTTCTACGCGGTGGTGGTTCCGCTGCTGGATTACGTAGTCTAATTAAAGAATTTGACTGCGAAGTAGCAGGAATTGCTTTCGTGGCTGAACGAGTTTACAACGGGCCAAAGAAGATTAACAAAGATGAATATACATCCTTATTTAAAGTTGATACTAACGACAAAGGTATTAAAGTTGAATTAGGTAATTTTAATTTCAAAAAGTTTTATGACTTTACCGAGGGGGAAAAATAA
- the ispE gene encoding 4-(cytidine 5'-diphospho)-2-C-methyl-D-erythritol kinase: MRTVEKARAKLNLGLDTPFRHGDGKIEWNMLMTSIDLGDYVEIETQEGEGISVNCNRVFLPLDQRNLAYQAALLLKEKYKMHQQVNIVIRKSIPVAAGMGGGSSDAAAVIRGLNRLWKLHMTEQEMATFGLQLDSDVPYCVYSKTAMVTGKGNQIDLMPKLPKMFFVIVKPSVSVSTPEILNKIDYDALTHVDMNALVKAVRTQDYDNIIEHMGNVLEPLSSSKHAEIKRIKNKFKKYGADIAQMSGTGPTVFGVCKTENQAKRVFNSMRGFCSEVYIVRAL; the protein is encoded by the coding sequence GTGAGAACTGTGGAGAAGGCACGAGCCAAACTTAACCTAGGCTTGGATACTCCATTTCGTCACGGGGACGGAAAGATTGAATGGAATATGCTAATGACTTCAATAGATTTAGGCGATTATGTAGAAATCGAGACACAAGAAGGCGAGGGCATATCAGTTAACTGTAATCGCGTCTTTTTGCCACTAGATCAGCGTAATTTAGCATATCAAGCTGCACTTCTACTTAAAGAGAAGTATAAAATGCATCAGCAAGTTAACATAGTTATAAGAAAGAGCATACCAGTGGCGGCTGGTATGGGTGGTGGTTCGTCAGATGCGGCTGCTGTAATTAGGGGATTAAATCGCTTATGGAAGTTACATATGACTGAACAAGAAATGGCCACCTTTGGCTTGCAATTAGATTCAGATGTTCCTTACTGTGTATATAGTAAAACCGCAATGGTAACTGGTAAGGGTAATCAAATTGATTTGATGCCTAAGTTACCCAAAATGTTTTTCGTAATTGTGAAACCTAGTGTGAGTGTATCTACTCCGGAAATTTTAAATAAAATTGATTATGATGCATTAACACATGTGGATATGAACGCTTTGGTAAAGGCGGTCCGAACACAAGATTATGATAATATCATTGAACATATGGGAAATGTATTAGAACCGTTGTCTTCTAGTAAACATGCGGAAATAAAACGAATTAAAAATAAATTCAAAAAATACGGTGCAGACATTGCGCAAATGAGTGGGACGGGTCCTACTGTATTTGGAGTTTGCAAAACCGAAAATCAAGCTAAACGCGTCTTTAACAGTATGCGAGGCTTCTGTTCCGAAGTATATATAGTTAGAGCACTTTAA
- a CDS encoding Veg family protein, with amino-acid sequence MPTSLTAIKSQLDARLGESVVVTVQVGRNKTLVRHGKLSETFPAVFVIELEKDENLKRVSYSYTDILTKNIEIEFNADEDKEA; translated from the coding sequence ATGCCAACCAGTTTGACTGCTATTAAGAGTCAATTGGATGCTCGCCTAGGCGAAAGCGTCGTGGTGACTGTTCAAGTGGGAAGAAACAAAACTTTAGTACGTCATGGAAAGTTATCTGAAACTTTTCCAGCAGTTTTCGTTATTGAATTAGAAAAAGATGAAAACTTAAAGCGTGTTTCTTACAGTTATACAGACATTTTAACCAAGAATATCGAAATCGAATTTAATGCAGACGAAGATAAAGAAGCATAA
- the rsmA gene encoding 16S rRNA (adenine(1518)-N(6)/adenine(1519)-N(6))-dimethyltransferase RsmA: MANNPDIASPARTQAILNRFHLSAKKSLGQNFLTDLNVLSNIVEAAHLTKDDNVIEIGPGIGGLTEYLARSSKKVLAFEIDQNLLPVLDETLSPYDNVEVINQDILEANLPKIIDEKLNNERPIKVVANLPYYITTPIILDLLKGEVEFDNITVMMQKEVAERLAGKPGNREYGSLSIIIQYLNEVDIAFEVSKKSFIPAPKVDSAIVTLEKREKIEHPVFDKKIFAGFVRGCFAHRRKTLWNNLQGVFDKNPETKDKMQQVLDKLDIKSSTRPEKLSVDQYVDLTNEFHSIKML; this comes from the coding sequence ATGGCAAATAATCCAGATATTGCAAGTCCTGCTAGAACTCAGGCAATTTTAAATCGTTTCCACTTATCTGCTAAGAAAAGTTTGGGACAAAACTTTTTAACGGATTTAAATGTATTAAGTAACATTGTGGAAGCTGCCCATTTAACCAAGGATGACAATGTAATTGAAATTGGTCCTGGTATTGGGGGATTAACTGAATACTTAGCTAGAAGTTCTAAGAAAGTACTAGCTTTCGAAATTGATCAAAATTTACTTCCTGTGCTAGATGAAACTTTAAGTCCATATGACAACGTAGAAGTTATTAACCAAGATATTTTAGAGGCTAATTTGCCTAAAATTATCGATGAGAAGCTAAATAACGAACGTCCCATTAAAGTGGTAGCTAACTTACCTTACTACATCACCACCCCCATTATTTTGGATTTATTAAAGGGTGAAGTAGAATTCGATAATATTACAGTAATGATGCAAAAAGAAGTAGCCGAACGTTTAGCTGGAAAACCAGGTAATCGTGAATATGGATCATTATCCATTATCATTCAATACTTAAATGAAGTAGATATTGCTTTTGAAGTATCTAAAAAATCATTTATTCCAGCTCCTAAGGTGGATTCAGCTATCGTTACTTTAGAAAAACGTGAAAAAATTGAACATCCAGTATTTGATAAGAAGATTTTTGCGGGCTTTGTAAGGGGATGCTTTGCACATCGTCGTAAGACTTTATGGAACAACTTACAAGGTGTATTCGATAAAAATCCTGAAACTAAAGACAAGATGCAACAAGTATTGGATAAATTAGATATTAAATCTAGTACTCGTCCTGAAAAATTATCAGTAGATCAATACGTAGATTTAACTAATGAATTTCATTCCATTAAAATGCTCTAA